The Polaribacter sp. HaHaR_3_91 genomic sequence AGTAGGTGTAGAGCAAGCAGTAGAAAACTGTGTGTCTGTATTTAACTTAGAGTCAGACGATGTTAAAGGTAGAATTATTGGTAGAGAAGGACGTAACATTAGAGCTTTAGAAGCAGCAACTGGTGTAGAAATCATCGTAGATGATACTCCGGAAGCAATTATCCTTTCTTGTTTTGACCCTGTTCGTAGAGAGATTGCAAGATTGTCTATGCATAAGTTAGTAACCGATGGTAGAATTCACCCAGCAAGAATTGAAGAGGTTGTTAAAAAGACAGAGAATCAAATTACCCAAGAAATTATTGAAGTTGGTAAAAGAACTGTAATAGAGTTAGGTATCCACGGATTGCATCCAGAATTGATAAAAACGGTGGGTAGAATGAAATATCGTTCTTCTTATGGTCAGAATTTATTACAGCACTCGCGTGAAGTAGCAAATCTTTGTGGTATTATGGCTTCGGAAATGGGCTTAAATGCAAAAGTAGCAAAACGCGCTGGTTTATTACACGATATTGGTAAAGTGCCAGATACAGAAAGCGAACTTCCACACGCATTGTTAGGTATGGAATGGGCTGAGAAATATGGTGAAAAACCGGATGTTTGTAATGCAATTGGAGCGCACCACGATGAAATTGAAATGAAAACTTTAATAGCACCAATTGTACAAGTTTGTGATGCTATTTCAGGAGCAAGACCAGGAGCAAGACGTCAGGTTTTAGATTCTTACATTCAACGTTTAAAAGATTTAGAAAATATTGCATTTGGTTTTCCAGGTGTTCAAAAAGCGTATGCTATTCAGGCAGGACGTGAATTACGTGTAATGGTAGAGAGTGGTAAGGTAAATGATACCAAAGCTGCTGAGTTATCTTTTAGTATTTCTCAGAAAATACAAAACGATATGACATATCCAGGTCAAGTAAAAGTAACTGTTATTAGAGAAACAAGAGCGGTTAATGTGGCGAAGTAGATAAAGCCCATTCTTATCCTTCCCAAAGAAGGTAGACTTTTGTATTATCAAAATATTTTTAAAAATCCCTACCATGTTTATGGTGGGGATTTTTGCTTATATACATTTCTTAATATTTGTGTTTCTAGTCCTTTACCTTCTTTGTTGTAACATTAGCGAAGCTTTTTTATAGAGTAAATATTTGTAGTATTTACTAAGATAAAACCCACTGAAAATAAGTAAATATTTTCTTAAACTAGGATTTTAAATGCCTTATAAGAAAGGTGTTGGAGAACCCGATAAATTAAAAATTAATTAGCCTTTAGTGTATTCTTAAGGTTTTTTTATCTCCATGTTTCTTAAATTAATGTTAATATAAAATCAGAAAACCATCTCTACTTAACAAAATGGTAAGCTAATTAGTGGTTTTACTTGCAGTATGCTAACGTTCATTTTAGGTTGATTTAACTTAATATTTTTTGCTTTGTAGTTCAATAACAAAACTAAACTAACTACAAAATGAAACACAAAATTTTAAGTAAATTTTTAATTTTAATGTCACTTTTTCTTGGGACTGCAGCTTTTTCTCAGCAAGTCTTAACAGGGAAAATAATAGATGAAACAGGCGCTTTGTTGCCAGAAGCAAGTGTTCATATAATTAAAGATAATAAATGGACTACCTCTGATTTTGATGGGAATTTTAAAATAGAATTTACAGATCAAAACAGTATTTTAAGAGTAGAATTTCTTGGGTATCAAAGTCAAGATATTGTTATTGGAAATAGAAAAAATATTACCATTACAATGTTACCAGAGGTTAATGCTTTAAGTGAGGTAATTGTTACGGCTTTAGGTATTAAAAGAGAACAAAAGAAAGTTGGTTATGCTACTCAAAGAGTAGATGCTTCTATTATTAAAGAAGTTGTTGCTCCAAATGCTGCTGGTTTAATTACTGGTAAAGTTGCTGGTTTAACAGTTAGTAATCCAACAGGTTTATTTCAGGCACCTTCTTTTTCTTTAAGAGGGAAATCTCCATTAATTGTGGTGGATGGGATTCCTGTTAGCACAGATTTTTATGACATTTCTCCAGACGATATTGTAGATATTACGGTTTTAAAAGGAACTTCTGCATCTGCTTTATATGGATATAGAGGAGGAAATGGGGCGATACAAATTACCACATCTAAAGGTCAAAAATCTGACGGATTAGAAATAACAGTTTCTCATAATACCATGGTGAGTGCTGGTTTTACTGTGTTTCCAGAAACACAAACAGAATATGGAAATGGTTCTAACGGTCAATATGAGTTTTGGGACGGACAGGATGGTGGTATTTCTGATGGAGATATGATTTGGGGACCAAAATTTGAGCCTGGAGTAAAAATAGCACAATGGAATAGTCCTATTAAAGACAATATTTCTGGTGATGTTACTCCTTGGTGGGGAGATGTAAGTGGAACAAAATATGATGATAAATCTCGTTATTCTAGAGTGCCAATTGATTGGGAATATCATAATAATTTAAAAGACTTTTTAAGGACAGGAGTTATCAATACGACTTCTTTTTCTGTAGCAAATTCCTCTAAAAATGGGTCTTATAGATTATCTGGTAACTACAAATCGCATACCGGTAGAGTGCCAAATACCGATTTAAAAACAGGAGGATTAACTTTTAATTCAACAACAAAGTTATCAGATAAATTAACCTTAGATAGTAAATTGGCGTATAACAAAGTTTTCTCTCCTAATTATCCAAGACATGGTTACGGACCAAAAAATCACATGTACACTATCTTAATTTGGATGGGAGATGATGTAAATGGTCAAGAATTAAATGAACACAGATACATTCCAGGTCAAGAAGGATATAGACAAGCAAACTTTAATTACGCTTGGTATAATAACGTGTATTTTGCTGCTAATGAATTAAATCAGCGATACGACTCTAATGTTTTAAACGGACAATTAAAATTAAATTATCAAATTTCAGACGATTTTAGTATTCAGGCAATGGGTTCTGCAGTTATGAAAGACCGTTTTGAAAACAGAGAAAGTCCGAAATCTTATTTAAACTATGGTGACCCTAGAGATGGAGATTACAAAACTTGGAATACCAATTCTGTGGATGTAGATTATAATGTATTAGCGACCTATAATAAAGAAATTACAGATAAATTTTCTTTAAGTCTAAATGCAGGAGCTTCATCAGAATATCATAAATACCAACAAGAATACAATGCTACAGATGGTATTATTGTACCAGAATTATATAGTTTAAATAATACAAAAGGAAACGTTATAGCAAGTACAGATTTTTCTGAAAGGTCTGTAAACAGTTTATACGGAATGTTAGAATTAGATTTTGATAACAAGTTATTTTTAACATTTACAGGTAGAACAGATAAGCACTCTACATTACCAACAGATAATAATTCTTTATTTTATCCTTCAGTTTCATTAAGTACTATTGTTTCAGAATGGATTGAATTACCAGAATCTATCAACTATTTAAAAGCTTTTGGTTCTTGGGCGCAAGTAAAGAGATCTTTAAGTGCATATCAAATAAATTCTTATTATGACAACGCGGGTACTTTTGATGGAAGTCCAGAGTTGTCGTATTCAGGGAGTTTGGTAAATCCAGATATAGA encodes the following:
- the rny gene encoding ribonuclease Y; its protein translation is MDGMILPIIVGVLIGIAGGFLIAKAMEKAKGKKILSGTRKEAATILKEAKIDADSVKKEKILQAKEKFIELKAEHEKVILTREKKISDVEKRIRDRESQVASEVDKNKRLNKSLEHKEGEFNKKLDFLENKESELEKMHKRHVDMLEQISGLSAEEAKKELITSLKDEAKTEAMAFVQTSIEEAKLTAEQEARKVVLGTIQRVGVEQAVENCVSVFNLESDDVKGRIIGREGRNIRALEAATGVEIIVDDTPEAIILSCFDPVRREIARLSMHKLVTDGRIHPARIEEVVKKTENQITQEIIEVGKRTVIELGIHGLHPELIKTVGRMKYRSSYGQNLLQHSREVANLCGIMASEMGLNAKVAKRAGLLHDIGKVPDTESELPHALLGMEWAEKYGEKPDVCNAIGAHHDEIEMKTLIAPIVQVCDAISGARPGARRQVLDSYIQRLKDLENIAFGFPGVQKAYAIQAGRELRVMVESGKVNDTKAAELSFSISQKIQNDMTYPGQVKVTVIRETRAVNVAK
- a CDS encoding SusC/RagA family TonB-linked outer membrane protein, encoding MKHKILSKFLILMSLFLGTAAFSQQVLTGKIIDETGALLPEASVHIIKDNKWTTSDFDGNFKIEFTDQNSILRVEFLGYQSQDIVIGNRKNITITMLPEVNALSEVIVTALGIKREQKKVGYATQRVDASIIKEVVAPNAAGLITGKVAGLTVSNPTGLFQAPSFSLRGKSPLIVVDGIPVSTDFYDISPDDIVDITVLKGTSASALYGYRGGNGAIQITTSKGQKSDGLEITVSHNTMVSAGFTVFPETQTEYGNGSNGQYEFWDGQDGGISDGDMIWGPKFEPGVKIAQWNSPIKDNISGDVTPWWGDVSGTKYDDKSRYSRVPIDWEYHNNLKDFLRTGVINTTSFSVANSSKNGSYRLSGNYKSHTGRVPNTDLKTGGLTFNSTTKLSDKLTLDSKLAYNKVFSPNYPRHGYGPKNHMYTILIWMGDDVNGQELNEHRYIPGQEGYRQANFNYAWYNNVYFAANELNQRYDSNVLNGQLKLNYQISDDFSIQAMGSAVMKDRFENRESPKSYLNYGDPRDGDYKTWNTNSVDVDYNVLATYNKEITDKFSLSLNAGASSEYHKYQQEYNATDGIIVPELYSLNNTKGNVIASTDFSERSVNSLYGMLELDFDNKLFLTFTGRTDKHSTLPTDNNSLFYPSVSLSTIVSEWIELPESINYLKAFGSWAQVKRSLSAYQINSYYDNAGTFDGSPELSYSGSLVNPDIEGSLTTNVELGLSAGFLNNRIGLDFAYYNAIDENSIIDLPISLGSGFSSRKENAHQFTTNGFEVSVRATPIKNTDFRWDVLANWSKKVQRLTRLDEGAEQYNSLRLNDRTDAYYATVWEKSAEGELILDSNTGMPTKNPYEQNIGNKNPDFRFGLENTFKYKCFSLKVGVDGVWGGLMRSLTVEKMWWGGKHPNSTEYRDSEYANGIGTVYVPTGVNVTGGSVQRDLNGNVTSDTRTYATHISPVSWQSWSQNYPYRAQVTEEESETFANVFDRSYLKLRTVALSYDLTNVLKVKGIKQINASINGYNLFILKKADIIDPDYGNDDNLQDPSTRYLGLGLTFKF